A stretch of the Vigna radiata var. radiata cultivar VC1973A chromosome 7, Vradiata_ver6, whole genome shotgun sequence genome encodes the following:
- the LOC106767060 gene encoding 60S ribosomal protein L27 translates to MVKFLRPNKAVIVLQGRYAGRKAVIVRTFDDGTRDRPYGHCLVAGIKKYPSKVIKKDSAKKTAKKSRVKAFVKLVNYQHLMPTRYTLDVDLKDAVNPDVLSSKDKKVTALKETKKRLEERFKTGKNRWFFTKLRF, encoded by the coding sequence ATGGTGAAGTTCCTGAGGCCAAACAAGGCGGTGATCGTCCTGCAGGGGCGTTATGCGGGGCGGAAGGCGGTGATCGTCAGGACCTTCGACGACGGAACCAGGGATCGCCCCTACGGCCATTGTCTGGTCGCTGGAATCAAGAAGTACCCTAGCAAGGTCATCAAGAAAGACTCCGCCAAGAAGACGGCGAAGAAATCGAGGGTGAAGGCCTTTGTGAAGCTGGTGAACTATCAGCATCTCATGCCCACGCGCTACACGCTCGACGTGGATCTAAAGGACGCCGTCAACCCCGATGTCCTCTCCTCCAAGGACAAGAAGGTCACCGCTCTCAAGGAGACCAAGAAGCGCTTGGAGGAAAGGTTCAAGACCGGCAAGAACAGGTGGTTCTTTACCAAACTCAGATTCTGA